In Rhodobacter xanthinilyticus, a single window of DNA contains:
- a CDS encoding ABC transporter ATP-binding protein: MIELERVTKSFGPNAVLRGLDLSVARGESLVVIGGSGSGKSILLKCILGLVEPDGGVIRLEGRDVREAPREAFLARFGMLFQGGALFDSLPVWQNVAFRLLRGRLKRPRAEAREIAVEKLRRVGLAPEVADLYPAELSGGMQKRVALARAIAAEPEVIFFDEPTTGLDPIMAGVINDLIREIVTEMGATAITITHDMTSVRAIADRVAMLYQGRIEWAGPITEMDATSNPYVQQFIHGRATGPIAALR, from the coding sequence ATGATCGAGCTTGAGCGCGTCACCAAATCCTTCGGCCCGAACGCCGTCCTGCGCGGGCTCGACCTTTCCGTCGCGCGCGGCGAAAGCCTCGTGGTGATCGGCGGCTCGGGCAGCGGAAAATCCATTCTTCTCAAATGCATCCTCGGCCTTGTTGAACCAGATGGCGGGGTCATCCGGCTCGAGGGGCGCGATGTCCGCGAGGCCCCGCGCGAGGCGTTTCTGGCGCGCTTTGGCATGCTCTTTCAGGGCGGCGCGCTCTTCGACAGCCTGCCGGTATGGCAAAACGTGGCGTTTCGGCTGCTGCGCGGGCGCCTCAAACGCCCCCGCGCCGAGGCCCGCGAGATCGCGGTCGAAAAGCTCCGCCGCGTCGGCCTCGCCCCCGAGGTCGCCGATCTCTACCCCGCCGAACTCTCGGGCGGCATGCAAAAACGCGTGGCGCTGGCCCGCGCCATCGCCGCCGAGCCCGAGGTGATCTTCTTCGACGAACCCACCACCGGCCTCGACCCGATCATGGCCGGCGTGATCAACGACCTGATCCGCGAGATCGTGACCGAAATGGGCGCCACCGCGATCACCATCACCCATGACATGACCTCGGTCCGCGCCATCGCCGACCGCGTCGCGATGCTCTATCAGGGGCGTATCGAATGGGCCGGGCCGATCACGGAAATGGACGCAACCTCAAACCCTTACGTCCAACAGTTCATCCATGGCCGCGCCACCGGCCCGATCGCCGCGCTGCGCTGA
- a CDS encoding paraquat-inducible protein A produces MAPFALLLLFPIAWAAPLLRAGLLPIFGLEEISVLSGLAALWEKDILLALLVAFFAIVAPWLKLLGLIALQSGRAPARLARPLTALGRLAMADIFLIALYIVIAKGVGVGRLETGWGLYLLSFCILASLALSHLPPRKA; encoded by the coding sequence ATGGCGCCTTTTGCGCTGCTCCTTCTCTTCCCCATCGCCTGGGCGGCGCCGCTGCTGCGCGCAGGGCTCCTGCCGATCTTCGGCCTCGAGGAAATCTCGGTCCTCTCCGGCCTCGCGGCGCTTTGGGAAAAAGATATCCTGCTCGCGCTCCTCGTGGCCTTTTTCGCCATCGTCGCGCCCTGGCTGAAGCTCCTCGGCCTGATCGCGCTGCAATCGGGCCGCGCGCCGGCCCGCCTCGCCCGCCCGCTCACCGCCCTCGGCCGCCTCGCAATGGCCGATATCTTCCTGATCGCGCTCTATATTGTCATCGCGAAGGGCGTCGGCGTCGGCCGGCTCGAGACCGGCTGGGGGCTTTACCTGCTGAGCTTTTGCATCCTCGCCTCGCTCGCGCTCTCGCATCTGCCGCCGCGCAAGGCCTGA
- the radA gene encoding DNA repair protein RadA, whose amino-acid sequence MAKAPALFTCTACGAAHKKWAGRCEACGAWNTIIEEAPLSAGPSGKGLGGVKGRQIALTTLSVEEPPPPRTLSGMAEFDRVLGGGLVPGSAILVGGDPGIGKSTLLLQAISSFARKGLKTIYISGEEASAQVRMRAARLGLADAPVALGAETNLRDILTTLEAERPDLAVIDSIQTMWVDTVEAAPGSVSQVRAAAHELVTFAKSRGVSIVLVGHVTKEGQIAGPRVVEHMVDTVLYFEGERGHQFRILRAVKNRFGPASEIGVFEMTGAGLAEVANPSALFLSERGQPAPGSAVFAGIEGTRPVLTEIQALVAPSSLASPRRTVVGLDSGRVSTILAVLESRCGIPFTGLDVFLNVAGGMRVMEPAADLALAAALLSAREDVALPPDMVIFGEISLSAALRPVGQAENRLKEAEKLGFSQAILPQGTKVAGGAGMRLRQLPDLVTFVGDMFGAG is encoded by the coding sequence ATGGCCAAAGCACCCGCTCTTTTCACCTGCACCGCCTGCGGCGCCGCCCACAAGAAATGGGCCGGGCGCTGCGAGGCTTGTGGCGCCTGGAACACGATCATCGAGGAGGCGCCGCTCTCGGCGGGGCCTTCGGGCAAGGGGCTGGGCGGGGTCAAGGGGCGCCAGATCGCGCTGACCACGCTCTCGGTCGAAGAGCCGCCGCCGCCGCGCACGCTCTCGGGGATGGCGGAGTTCGACCGGGTGCTGGGGGGCGGGCTGGTGCCGGGCTCGGCGATCCTGGTGGGCGGCGATCCGGGCATCGGGAAATCCACGCTGCTGCTGCAAGCCATCTCAAGTTTTGCCCGCAAGGGGCTGAAAACGATCTACATTTCCGGCGAAGAGGCCTCGGCGCAGGTGCGCATGCGGGCCGCGCGGCTCGGGCTTGCGGATGCGCCGGTGGCGCTTGGTGCCGAGACCAATCTGCGCGATATCCTGACCACGCTCGAGGCCGAGCGCCCCGATCTCGCGGTGATCGATTCGATCCAGACGATGTGGGTCGACACGGTCGAGGCCGCGCCCGGCTCGGTCAGCCAGGTGCGCGCGGCCGCGCATGAGCTCGTCACCTTCGCGAAATCGCGCGGCGTCTCGATCGTGCTCGTTGGCCATGTCACCAAGGAGGGTCAGATCGCGGGCCCGCGCGTCGTCGAGCATATGGTCGACACGGTGCTCTATTTCGAGGGCGAGCGGGGCCATCAGTTCCGCATCCTGCGCGCGGTCAAGAACCGCTTCGGCCCGGCCTCCGAGATCGGCGTCTTCGAGATGACCGGCGCGGGGCTGGCCGAGGTCGCCAACCCCTCGGCGCTGTTTCTGAGCGAGCGCGGCCAGCCCGCGCCGGGCTCTGCGGTCTTTGCCGGCATCGAGGGCACGCGCCCGGTTCTGACCGAGATCCAGGCGCTCGTCGCGCCCTCCTCGCTCGCCTCGCCCCGGCGCACGGTGGTGGGGCTCGACTCGGGCCGCGTCTCGACGATCCTCGCCGTGCTCGAGAGCCGCTGCGGCATCCCCTTCACCGGGCTCGATGTGTTTCTCAACGTCGCGGGCGGCATGCGCGTGATGGAGCCCGCCGCCGATCTCGCCCTCGCCGCGGCGCTTCTGAGCGCGCGCGAAGATGTGGCACTTCCGCCAGACATGGTGATTTTCGGCGAGATTTCCCTCTCGGCGGCGCTGCGGCCGGTCGGTCAGGCGGAAAACAGGTTGAAAGAGGCGGAGAAACTTGGTTTCTCACAGGCAATCCTGCCGCAAGGGACCAAGGTCGCGGGCGGCGCCGGGATGCGGCTGCGACAGCTGCCGGATCTCGTGACATTCGTTGGGGACATGTTCGGCGCGGGGTGA
- a CDS encoding CvpA family protein, with amino-acid sequence MDGFTIIDAIVAIVIILSAILAYSRGFVREGLAIAGWVAAAVVAYIFADAARPLIAQLPVLNKFLADSCELATIGGFAAVFALALVVFSILTPLFASAVQRSALGGLDQGLGFLFGVLRGVVLVAVAFVVYDRVVVSDAIPVVEASRSAKVFSRMSGQMDETMPADAPGWIVARYEQLVSKCVAPAVPATPAATPAPTTAPAN; translated from the coding sequence ATGGACGGCTTTACCATCATCGACGCCATCGTGGCGATCGTCATCATTCTCTCGGCGATCCTCGCCTACAGCCGCGGCTTCGTGCGCGAAGGGCTCGCGATTGCGGGCTGGGTCGCGGCGGCGGTCGTGGCCTATATCTTCGCCGATGCGGCGCGGCCCTTGATCGCGCAGCTGCCGGTGCTGAACAAATTCCTCGCCGACAGCTGCGAGCTCGCCACGATCGGCGGCTTTGCGGCGGTCTTTGCGCTCGCGCTCGTGGTCTTCTCGATCCTGACGCCGCTCTTTGCCTCGGCGGTGCAGCGCTCGGCGCTCGGCGGGCTCGATCAGGGCCTGGGCTTCCTCTTTGGCGTGCTGCGCGGGGTCGTGCTCGTGGCGGTGGCCTTCGTGGTCTATGACCGGGTGGTGGTCTCCGATGCGATCCCGGTGGTCGAGGCCTCGCGCTCGGCCAAGGTGTTTTCGCGGATGAGCGGGCAGATGGATGAGACCATGCCCGCCGATGCGCCCGGCTGGATCGTGGCGCGCTATGAGCAGCTCGTGTCGAAATGCGTGGCGCCCGCCGTGCCCGCGACACCTGCGGCGACGCCCGCGCCCACGACCGCGCCCGCGAACTGA
- the purF gene encoding amidophosphoribosyltransferase, giving the protein MTHPASPFLSHPFDDDKLKEECGVFGVIGVADAANFVALGLHALQHRGQEAGGIVSHHPEKGFNSAHRFGYVRDNFTKASLMETLPGPLAIGHVRYSTAGSKGAVIRDIQPFFGEFSMGGCAIAHNGNLTNAEALRLELIERGAIFQSSSDSECIIHLMARSIQKHHADRIADALRRVEGAFSVIAMTRTKLIGVRDPLGVRPLVLGRIGDNGFVLSSETCGLDIIGAEFVREIEPGEMVVIQDGRVESSRPFGPSKGRFCIFEHVYFSRPDSIISGRSVYETRFQIGVELAKEAPVEADLVCPVPDSGTPAAIGYSHQSGIPFALGITRNQYMGRTFIEPTEQIRNMGVRLKLNVNKSIIKGKRVILVDDSVVRGTTSRKIKEMILDAGAAEVHFRIASPPTAWPCFYGVDTPDRNKLLAARMTEDEMRDWIGVNSLKFISLDGLYRAAGESGGRNNACPQYCDACFSGEYPIAPSDRIAHGFQMKAAE; this is encoded by the coding sequence ATGACCCACCCGGCCAGCCCGTTCCTCTCGCACCCGTTCGACGACGACAAGCTCAAGGAAGAATGCGGCGTCTTCGGCGTCATCGGCGTGGCGGATGCCGCGAATTTCGTGGCGCTCGGGCTCCACGCGCTGCAACACCGCGGCCAGGAAGCGGGCGGCATCGTCTCGCATCACCCCGAGAAGGGCTTCAACTCCGCCCATCGCTTCGGCTATGTGCGCGACAATTTCACCAAGGCCTCCTTGATGGAGACCCTGCCGGGCCCGCTCGCGATCGGCCATGTGCGCTATTCGACCGCGGGCTCGAAGGGCGCGGTGATCCGCGATATCCAGCCCTTCTTCGGCGAATTCTCGATGGGCGGCTGCGCGATCGCGCATAACGGCAACCTGACGAACGCCGAGGCGCTGCGCCTCGAGCTGATCGAACGCGGCGCGATCTTCCAATCCTCCTCGGATTCGGAATGCATCATCCACCTGATGGCGCGCTCGATCCAGAAGCACCACGCCGACCGCATCGCCGATGCGCTGCGCCGCGTCGAGGGCGCCTTCTCGGTGATCGCGATGACGCGCACCAAGCTGATCGGCGTGCGCGACCCGCTCGGCGTGCGCCCCTTGGTGCTCGGCCGGATCGGCGACAACGGCTTCGTGCTCTCCTCCGAGACCTGCGGGCTCGACATCATCGGCGCGGAATTCGTGCGCGAGATCGAGCCGGGCGAGATGGTGGTGATCCAGGACGGCCGGGTCGAGAGCTCGCGCCCCTTCGGCCCCTCGAAAGGCCGCTTCTGCATCTTCGAACATGTCTATTTCTCGCGCCCCGACAGCATCATCAGCGGCCGCTCGGTCTATGAGACGCGCTTCCAGATCGGCGTCGAACTCGCGAAAGAAGCCCCCGTCGAGGCCGATCTCGTCTGCCCGGTGCCCGATAGCGGCACCCCCGCCGCGATCGGCTATTCGCACCAGTCGGGGATCCCCTTCGCGCTCGGCATCACCCGCAACCAATACATGGGCCGCACCTTCATCGAGCCGACCGAGCAGATCCGCAACATGGGCGTGCGCCTGAAGCTCAACGTCAACAAGTCGATCATCAAGGGCAAGCGGGTGATCCTCGTCGACGACTCGGTCGTGCGCGGCACCACCTCGCGCAAGATCAAGGAGATGATCCTCGATGCGGGCGCGGCCGAGGTGCATTTCCGCATCGCCTCCCCGCCGACCGCCTGGCCGTGCTTCTATGGCGTCGATACGCCCGATCGCAACAAGCTCCTCGCCGCGCGGATGACCGAGGACGAGATGCGCGACTGGATCGGGGTGAACAGCCTGAAATTCATCTCGCTCGACGGGCTCTACCGCGCCGCGGGCGAAAGCGGCGGGCGCAACAACGCCTGCCCGCAATATTGCGACGCCTGTTTCTCGGGCGAATATCCGATCGCGCCCTCGGATCGGATCGCGCATGGCTTCCAGATGAAGGCCGCCGAGTAA
- a CDS encoding cell division protein ZapA, with protein sequence MPEVKVTIGGRDFDVACQQGEEHFLRAAAGMLDTEAQVIMGQIGRMPESRMLLMAGLMLADKTASMEDQLRLAQEKLDALEAEIADLRANPAKVEVPVIPAQVSETLAEIAARAEALAERVEEAL encoded by the coding sequence ATGCCTGAGGTGAAAGTCACGATCGGCGGGCGCGATTTCGACGTGGCCTGCCAGCAGGGCGAGGAACATTTCCTGCGCGCCGCGGCCGGGATGCTCGATACCGAGGCGCAGGTGATCATGGGCCAGATCGGCCGGATGCCGGAATCGCGGATGCTCCTGATGGCGGGGCTGATGCTCGCCGACAAGACCGCCTCGATGGAGGATCAGCTCCGCCTCGCGCAGGAAAAGCTCGACGCGCTCGAGGCCGAGATCGCCGATCTGCGCGCCAACCCCGCGAAGGTCGAGGTGCCGGTGATCCCCGCGCAGGTGAGCGAGACGCTGGCCGAGATCGCGGCGCGCGCCGAGGCGCTGGCCGAGCGGGTCGAAGAGGCGCTCTGA
- the tkt gene encoding transketolase, with protein sequence MDIASLRAAHPDHWKLATAIRALAMDAVQAANSGHPGMPMGMADVATVLYRNHLKFDASAPNWADRDRFILSAGHGSMLLYALLHLTGYAQATLAEVKTFRQWGSRMAGHPEYGHLEGVETTTGPLGQGISTAVGMAIAEKSMKARFGAKVVDHKIWVIAGDGCLMEGISQEAIGLAGKQELDNLIVLWDNNNITIDGRVTVSDITDQHARFAASGWDVLACDGHDPADIDRALTEAKKAKRPVLVDCKTIIGFGSPNKADSYSVHGAPLGDAEIAATRAVYGWEHGPFEIPAEIKAEWEAIGARGAAERAEWEARLAALSPAKAAEFERQMSRGVSKKLGAAIRAFKKANSEAAPKVATRKASEMVLAAVNPVVPETMGGSADLTGSNLTKTSDISDFMPDNRKGRYLRYGIREHGMAAAMNGLYLHGGVRPYGGTFFCFTDYARGAMRLSALMGVPAVYVMTHDSIGLGEDGPTHQPVEHLAICRATPNTWTFRPADVIETAEAWELALSAEKTPSVLALSRQNLPTLRTKHTATNMVAKGAYVLEEAAGKRQVILMATGSEVEIALKARDLLQAEAIGTRVVSMPCMELFAAQDEAYRRKILPPGAVRVAVEAAVRQPWDRWLLGERGSEKKAGFVGMEGFGASAPAERLYAEFGITPEAIVAKVKALL encoded by the coding sequence TTGGATATCGCCAGCTTGCGTGCCGCGCACCCCGACCATTGGAAACTCGCCACCGCGATCCGCGCGCTTGCGATGGATGCCGTGCAGGCGGCGAATTCGGGCCACCCCGGCATGCCGATGGGCATGGCCGATGTCGCCACGGTGCTCTACCGCAACCACCTCAAATTCGATGCCTCGGCCCCCAACTGGGCGGACCGTGACCGTTTCATCCTCTCGGCGGGCCATGGCTCGATGCTGCTTTATGCGCTCTTGCATCTGACCGGCTATGCCCAGGCGACGCTGGCCGAAGTGAAGACCTTCCGCCAATGGGGCTCGCGGATGGCGGGGCACCCGGAATACGGCCATCTCGAGGGCGTCGAGACCACCACCGGCCCGCTCGGCCAGGGGATCTCGACCGCGGTCGGCATGGCGATCGCCGAGAAATCGATGAAGGCGCGCTTTGGCGCCAAGGTCGTCGATCACAAGATCTGGGTGATCGCGGGCGATGGCTGTCTGATGGAGGGCATCAGCCAGGAGGCGATCGGCCTTGCGGGCAAGCAGGAGCTCGACAACCTGATCGTGCTTTGGGACAACAACAACATCACCATCGATGGCCGCGTCACGGTGTCGGACATCACCGATCAGCACGCGCGCTTTGCCGCTTCGGGCTGGGATGTGCTGGCCTGCGACGGCCATGACCCGGCCGATATCGACCGCGCCTTGACTGAGGCGAAAAAGGCCAAGCGCCCGGTTCTGGTCGATTGCAAGACGATCATCGGCTTCGGCTCGCCCAACAAGGCCGACAGCTATTCGGTCCATGGCGCGCCGCTGGGCGATGCCGAGATCGCCGCGACGCGGGCGGTCTATGGCTGGGAGCATGGGCCCTTCGAGATCCCGGCCGAGATCAAGGCCGAATGGGAAGCGATCGGCGCGCGCGGCGCGGCGGAGCGGGCCGAGTGGGAGGCGCGACTGGCTGCGCTCTCGCCGGCGAAAGCGGCCGAGTTCGAGCGGCAGATGAGCCGCGGTGTGTCGAAGAAGCTCGGCGCCGCGATCCGCGCCTTCAAGAAGGCCAATTCCGAGGCCGCGCCGAAGGTGGCGACCCGCAAGGCCTCCGAGATGGTGCTGGCCGCCGTCAACCCGGTGGTGCCCGAGACGATGGGCGGCTCGGCCGACCTGACCGGCTCGAACCTGACCAAGACCTCCGACATCTCGGATTTCATGCCCGACAACCGCAAGGGCCGTTACCTGCGCTACGGCATCCGCGAGCATGGCATGGCGGCGGCGATGAACGGGCTCTACCTGCATGGCGGCGTGCGCCCCTATGGCGGCACCTTCTTCTGCTTCACCGATTACGCCCGCGGCGCGATGCGTCTTTCGGCGCTGATGGGGGTTCCGGCGGTCTATGTCATGACCCATGACTCGATTGGCCTGGGCGAAGACGGCCCGACCCACCAGCCGGTCGAGCATCTCGCGATCTGCCGCGCGACGCCGAACACCTGGACCTTCCGCCCCGCCGATGTGATCGAGACCGCCGAGGCCTGGGAGCTCGCGCTCTCGGCCGAGAAGACCCCCTCGGTGCTCGCGCTCTCGCGCCAGAACCTGCCCACGCTGCGCACCAAGCACACCGCGACCAACATGGTCGCCAAGGGCGCCTATGTGCTCGAGGAAGCGGCGGGCAAGCGTCAGGTGATCCTGATGGCGACCGGCTCCGAGGTCGAGATCGCGCTGAAAGCGCGCGATCTCTTGCAAGCCGAGGCGATCGGCACCCGCGTCGTCTCGATGCCCTGCATGGAGCTTTTCGCGGCGCAGGACGAGGCCTACCGGCGCAAGATCCTGCCGCCCGGCGCGGTGCGTGTGGCGGTCGAGGCCGCGGTGCGCCAGCCCTGGGATCGCTGGCTCCTGGGCGAGCGCGGCTCCGAGAAGAAGGCGGGCTTTGTCGGCATGGAGGGCTTTGGCGCCTCCGCCCCGGCCGAGCGGCTCTATGCCGAATTCGGCATCACCCCCGAGGCGATCGTCGCCAAGGTCAAGGCCCTGCTGTGA
- a CDS encoding DMT family transporter, which translates to MSLSAQETSKGGPAAAPSAISCPSAAAPAAPPQGASARGIAYLLGALALFTLMDATAKFLGTRYHPFEIVWVRFALNFLILLAIFRARVPGLLRSRQPGLQLARTLAQVATVTLFFAAVSRLGLAEVTALFDINPVLISLGAALFLGERLGPRRLAGIGAAFVGALIILRPGVAAFDPVALLALAGAVTYAAGALLTRVLRDEPIGTSLLWSALVGVLASSLALPFVWTPPALADLWLFAALGGLGSLGQLLLLRAFAETEAGALAPFGYFGLIFASLWGALIFGQLPDVATCLGALVIVGAGVYVWARERRAARPAPAPDPFEP; encoded by the coding sequence GTGAGCCTGAGCGCGCAGGAGACATCCAAGGGGGGGCCGGCCGCGGCCCCCTCTGCCATTTCGTGCCCCTCCGCCGCCGCCCCCGCCGCCCCGCCGCAGGGCGCGAGCGCGCGCGGCATCGCCTATCTGCTCGGCGCGCTCGCGCTCTTCACGCTGATGGATGCGACGGCGAAATTCCTCGGCACGCGCTACCATCCGTTCGAGATCGTCTGGGTGCGGTTCGCGCTGAACTTCCTGATCCTGCTCGCGATCTTCCGCGCCCGGGTGCCGGGGCTCTTGCGCAGCCGCCAGCCGGGGCTGCAGCTTGCGCGCACGCTCGCGCAGGTGGCGACGGTGACGCTCTTCTTCGCCGCGGTGAGCCGGCTCGGCCTTGCCGAGGTCACCGCGCTTTTCGATATCAACCCGGTGCTGATCTCGCTCGGCGCGGCGCTCTTTCTGGGCGAGCGGCTCGGGCCGCGCCGCCTTGCGGGGATCGGCGCGGCCTTTGTCGGCGCGCTGATCATCCTGCGCCCCGGGGTGGCGGCCTTCGACCCGGTGGCGCTTCTGGCGCTCGCGGGTGCGGTGACCTATGCCGCGGGCGCGCTGCTCACGCGGGTGCTGCGCGACGAGCCGATCGGCACCTCGCTTCTGTGGTCGGCGCTGGTGGGGGTGCTGGCCTCCTCGCTCGCGCTGCCCTTCGTCTGGACCCCGCCTGCGCTCGCCGATCTGTGGCTTTTCGCGGCGCTCGGCGGGCTCGGCTCGCTGGGCCAGCTCCTCTTGCTGCGCGCCTTCGCCGAGACCGAGGCCGGCGCGCTCGCGCCGTTCGGCTATTTCGGGCTGATCTTCGCGAGCCTCTGGGGCGCGCTGATCTTCGGGCAATTGCCTGACGTCGCGACCTGCCTCGGTGCGCTTGTGATCGTGGGCGCGGGTGTTTATGTCTGGGCCCGAGAACGCCGTGCGGCGCGGCCCGCGCCCGCCCCCGATCCTTTCGAGCCATGA
- a CDS encoding lysophospholipid acyltransferase family protein — MSDTDPTSPAPLTDRLVARGFALAMGALGRLPYPRRIATAGAIARGLAPLIGWRRRIRENLALACPDLPPEEVARLTRAVPDNIGRSLAEIYAGPEFLARVRDLPLTGPGAALLESLKAEGKPAVLVTGHYGNYDAWRGALGQRGYPVGALYRPMNNRAFNDAYVAAIQGIAGPMWPRDKRGMGQMLRHLREGGMVGLAIDQFFHIGARLTFFGQIANTPLSAAELALKYDAPLIPIFARRLPDGLRFEITVEAPIPSGTPEEMSQAFNDRLEAQVRAHMEQWLWVHRRWKVWNHEEELARARGEID, encoded by the coding sequence ATGAGCGACACTGACCCCACCTCCCCCGCGCCGCTGACCGACCGCCTCGTCGCGCGCGGCTTTGCGCTGGCGATGGGCGCGCTCGGGCGCCTGCCCTATCCGCGCCGGATCGCCACCGCCGGCGCCATCGCGCGCGGCCTCGCGCCGCTGATCGGCTGGCGCCGCCGGATCCGCGAGAACCTCGCGCTCGCCTGCCCCGATCTGCCGCCCGAGGAGGTCGCGCGGCTCACCCGCGCGGTGCCCGACAATATCGGCCGCTCGCTCGCCGAGATCTACGCCGGCCCCGAATTCCTCGCCCGGGTGCGCGATCTGCCGCTCACCGGCCCCGGCGCGGCGCTCCTCGAAAGCCTGAAGGCCGAGGGCAAGCCCGCCGTGCTGGTGACCGGCCATTACGGCAATTACGACGCCTGGCGCGGCGCACTCGGCCAGCGCGGCTACCCCGTCGGCGCGCTCTACCGGCCGATGAACAACCGCGCCTTCAACGACGCTTATGTCGCCGCGATCCAGGGCATCGCCGGGCCGATGTGGCCGCGCGACAAACGCGGCATGGGCCAGATGCTGCGCCATCTGCGCGAGGGCGGCATGGTCGGGCTCGCGATCGACCAGTTCTTCCATATCGGCGCGCGGCTGACCTTCTTCGGCCAGATCGCCAACACCCCCCTCTCGGCCGCCGAGCTCGCGCTGAAATATGACGCGCCGCTGATCCCGATCTTTGCCCGCCGCCTGCCCGATGGCTTGCGCTTCGAGATCACCGTCGAGGCGCCGATCCCGTCGGGCACGCCCGAGGAGATGTCACAGGCCTTCAACGACCGGCTCGAGGCGCAGGTGCGCGCCCATATGGAGCAATGGCTCTGGGTGCATCGGCGCTGGAAGGTCTGGAACCACGAGGAAGAGCTCGCCCGCGCCCGAGGCGAGATCGACTGA
- a CDS encoding DUF1223 domain-containing protein, with protein MARATINAAFGGWIALVALGFGAGTALAQAVGAASGGADTAAGAANGAGPGGAGPASVSGPASGAASGALSAAGSAASNVAGAASAVAGAVTGAVSGAVSGAVAGAVSGPAGPLSAPEMAATASRPPVQSPIVVELFTSQGCSACPPADALMAKIAPRTDIIALALHVDYWDYLGWEDPFAQPAFTARQKAYARAKGERMIYTPQMIVGGAEALVAPEAPALEAAVAKAAAAPSPVGIQVSGGAGQYQIELWANPPLTEGTVVQIVRYAPQARVEILRGENAGLELDYANVVTAWHAVAEWDGTAPTRLNAKIEGEQPAVVIVQRAHPGKSVPLPGAILAAARLQ; from the coding sequence ATGGCACGCGCGACGATCAACGCAGCTTTCGGTGGATGGATCGCCCTTGTGGCGCTCGGGTTTGGCGCGGGCACGGCCCTTGCGCAGGCCGTGGGCGCGGCCTCGGGCGGCGCCGATACGGCTGCGGGGGCGGCCAATGGCGCGGGCCCGGGCGGCGCTGGCCCCGCTTCGGTGTCTGGGCCCGCCTCTGGCGCCGCGTCGGGCGCGCTCTCGGCGGCAGGCTCGGCGGCCTCGAATGTCGCGGGCGCGGCCTCGGCGGTCGCCGGTGCGGTGACGGGCGCGGTTTCCGGTGCGGTTTCGGGCGCTGTCGCGGGCGCCGTTTCGGGCCCCGCCGGCCCCCTCAGCGCCCCTGAGATGGCCGCCACCGCGAGCCGCCCGCCGGTGCAAAGCCCGATCGTCGTCGAACTCTTCACCTCGCAGGGCTGTTCGGCCTGCCCGCCCGCCGATGCGCTGATGGCCAAGATCGCGCCGCGCACCGATATCATCGCGCTCGCGCTGCATGTCGATTATTGGGATTATCTCGGCTGGGAGGACCCTTTCGCCCAGCCCGCCTTCACCGCCCGCCAGAAGGCCTATGCCCGCGCCAAGGGTGAGCGGATGATCTACACGCCGCAGATGATCGTGGGCGGCGCCGAGGCGCTCGTCGCGCCTGAGGCGCCCGCGCTCGAGGCCGCGGTGGCGAAGGCCGCCGCCGCGCCGAGCCCGGTCGGTATTCAGGTTTCGGGCGGCGCCGGGCAATATCAGATCGAGCTCTGGGCCAACCCGCCGCTCACCGAGGGCACCGTGGTGCAGATCGTGCGCTATGCGCCGCAGGCCCGGGTCGAGATCCTGCGCGGCGAGAATGCCGGGCTTGAGCTCGATTACGCCAATGTCGTCACCGCCTGGCATGCGGTGGCCGAATGGGACGGCACCGCGCCGACCCGGCTCAACGCCAAGATCGAGGGCGAGCAGCCCGCCGTGGTGATCGTGCAGCGCGCCCATCCGGGCAAATCGGTGCCGCTGCCGGGGGCGATCCTCGCCGCGGCGCGGTTGCAGTAA